The genomic stretch acttatTATTTTAGTCAACATCTTATTTGTTTCACTCTACAGCAAAAAATAAATCCAAATCAAGATATGGCTTCAAACCAAGATAAACCTAGAAACTCTCctaacaaagatgtgcatgttgGAAACCTGGAAGATGAAGAACAAAATAGTTCAAATGTAAATAGAACGCTCCAGCTGGTTTCTGCTGAAAAACCATTCTCTACTTCATCAATCTCTAAGcattgctttagaaaaacatttAAGTGTGACTTATGtcaaaaacaaatctttcataaatatagtttaaaagTTCACCTGGCATTTCATTGTGGAATCAAAAAAttcaaatgtcaaatttgtctAAAAGAATACACTTGCTCCTCAAGCTTAAAGATGCATGAGATGATTCATTCTGgtaaaaagcaatttaaatgtCGAATTTGTCTAAAAGAATTCTCAGCCTCCTCTACTTTTAAAAGACATGAGTTGATTCATTCTAGTAACAAGCCAtataaatgtcaaatttgtctAAAAGAATATACTTGCTCCTCAAGTTTAAAAAtgcatgagatgatccatagtggtaaaaaaacatttcaatgtcaaatttgtaaaaaagaattTACCCAATCCTCTAATTTAAAGCAGCATGAAAATATTCATTCTgataaaaagcaatttaaatgtcaaatttgtctAAAAGAATTCTCTACTTccacaaatttaaaaaagcatgaGATGATTCATAGTGGTAAAAACCTATTTCAATGTAAAATTTGTCTTAAGGAATtaactaaatattatttaaaaaagcatgAGATACATCATAAGTTGTAAGAAAGCCAAATtgtcaaatttgtaaaaaagaattTAGCCCAATCCTCCAATTTAAAGGAGCATGAAATTATTCATTCTGGTAAAAAGCCATTTTaatgtcaaatttgtcaaaacaaattCATTACATCATCAGCTGTAAAACATCATGTAATGATCCATACTTGTAGAAAGCTATTTAATTCTGGTAAAGagacatttaaatgtaaaatttgtctAAAAGAATTCAATCActacacaaatataaaaaagcatgagatgattcatagtggtaaaaagctatttaaatgtcaaatttgtctAAAAGAATTCTCTGCCTCCTCAAGTTTAAGAATGCATGAGATGATTCATTCTGGTAAAatgccatttaaatgtcaaatttgtaaaaatgattTACCAGATCCTCCCATTTAAAGCAGCATGAAAATATTCATTCTGgtaaaaagcaatttaaatgtcaaatttttCTAAAAGAATTCTCTACCtcctcaaattaaaaaaaagcatgagatgattcatagtggtaaaaagccatttaaatgtcaaatttgtaaAACAGCATTTAGTCAATCCTCTAATTTAAAGGAGCATGAAATTATTCATTCTGataaaaagccatttaaatgtcaaatttgtcaaaacaaattCACTACATCATCAGCTTTAAAACATCATGTGATGATCCATACTTGTAAAAAGCTATTTCATTGTCtaattttgaaaagtaaaaacgGTTGGTATTTGTGcctgccacatgacaccctcgttaactttgggcaatagaaacagatgcccttaaaaatcatctgccctatagatcataaattctgaaaggggaactaacaaGCTATTTCAATGCTAAATTGGTCTAAAAGAATTCACTCATTCCTCAAATTTAAAACAGCACAAGATATTTAATTCATTTTCATGAAAAGCCATTTGAATGTAaaataatcaattttaaaacagcACCAGATGATTCATTTAGATAAAAAGTCATTgttcaatttgtaaaaaaaaataaaaaatcatgcAGTTCTCTAATTTAAGAAAACATGAGGCTTCATTTTGGTAAAAAGCCAGTTAGatgaaatttttctttaaatgagCTCTCTCATTCCtcatttttaaaacagaatgaGATGATTTACATATTTATACACACAAAATGGTGACTCTTTAGCAGATAAGGCGTTTTGTGTACTTGAATTTGCAAAAACAATTCTCATTGTCACAGGGCAGAAACCTTTTCAGTGTGGCCAGGTTAAAGACCAAGTTTTTATTGTTAGTAAATATCAATAGCATGAAAGATTGAGCAACAGCTGCTAACAACACATAGGAAGGGGACATCCTGGAGTGCTTTTGGGAGGAATTTTCATATCAGCTTGATGCTGTCCTGGTGTTGTTGGTCACATTGAGCATCTTGGACAAAAAACTTGAAGTTATTTGAGAATCTTTTGTCCTATTATGCATAATTCTTTTTATCGTTAAATATAGCACAATGGTTTTGGCATATTCTTTTTAAAGCAtcatgtgtgtatatatatatagttcacaTTCAACCAGAATGGATTATTCCAAATGTAacttagattattttttatttttttaaatatatttacaagaaTAAGTCTtgataaataatacaatattttgaaCATCAAATAACATGCCATGGTTTACTGTAACACAAAAGTAATTAGGCTTGTCTTTgggtccaaagattaatgaggaatgcagtatttcccatggctatgcagtcccagctgtgacctaaatattttgccatTAATGATTTATAATAATGAAACGAATATGTGTCAATAATTTAACATGTTATTCTGGTATCATGTTTTAGAGAACTTTCTGCTCTTCCTTTAAAGTATGAAGGGCATATTATTTGTTAACAATAACATGTATTACAAACTAATGTTAGTGAAAAAGAGATTCAATTTATAGTTATATTTAGATAATTTTATGCATAATGACCTGCAAAGCCAGTTGCAATGCTGTTCTAtgatttattttgaatattGAGACTTTATTTTATGCTAATTTAATAAACTGAAAATCAGAACTCTCTATATGAGCAGGACAATGTCTAAACCAGGCTTCTGTATAATATTCACAAtgaaataaattcttttaaaatgaaGATGTGTACACTTGAtgaatatgttttgtttgttgatgcAAGACATGAAGATATtatgataataaaaatatatgataAATAAGTTTTGAATGTCATTCTCTGAAACACTTTGAAATGGGAGTAGAATGGTGATACTAGTCCATGAATATAGATGACATAAAGGaatattgataataaaaaatgttttttcaaataaaattaaatacatatgacagttttttttttaaattgtacttAATGAGCATAAAGTCTTGATTCAATTGAATTCTTTTCAAATAAAGGTCTTCAATTAAtacctatacatttttttggttattatattataattatatatcacagtaacaaacttttttatgtaaataattattGCTTAGGACATAATAGGAACTAAACATTTTATGTTGATAAATACTAAGtaattcttttgtattttcttcaaaGTCAATGATTTGAACTTATTTAATGATTAAATGATAGTTTTGTAATAGAACTacaatacatattatttttagcggtccctgaaaggggaaaagacgctattagttttgtgtgaaatgtctgtccgtccatcccgtttagatctcgtaaactagaaaagataataaaaatctgacatcacaatattttagaccattcaaagttctgatgcaattgctactttttacttttctgaaagcgaaaaatctaatttttaaaatcacttatgcaagcagttttttcataaaatacaccacttttacaactattcactattaaacacttgaggctctttattaggggagaccccccccccccactgttttccatatttataacacatttatgcaaacagttgtatatttgtattgttaagttatgtaagttctgttatactaagtactatatttacacacaaacaaatgtttactatttttttaaagagaaaaaatctatttagtatgcattataagttagacataatttaaaacgaatagtaatcttgtaaactgcatttttgttgatattgtttttgtggaaatgtttttttcttgaggattcgaataagagattgagccttttcaaaacaattacatcaattataagacatcagttaggccaggggaggcacggtggctgagcggtaaagcgcttggcttccgaaccgggggtcctgggttcgaatcctggtgaagactgggattttcaacttcggaatctttgggcacctctgagtccacccagctctaatgggtacctgacattagttggggaaaagtaaaggcggttggtcgttgtggtggatacatgacaccctcgttaaccgtaggccacaaaaacagatgaactttacatcatctgccctatagaccacaaggtctgaaaggggaactagttaggccaggttcacatctgaactttacatttactttcacctatcctttgatctgctggaccgttggggcactacacaagatctgtcaaccttcttttttcattcttatctgtcattgGTCttagatataatttcattcggatattcttgctgaaaatattgaagcctgcctgggtggaccacttcggtggccgattttgagtttgtgtttccacacaaactggcTTTGTAACCTTGTATATGATTGTTTTaactacatattttttaatgaaaacatcTTGCAAAATTACCATACGTAAAATGTAAATTATACAAGGTTAAATGAGGTTACCTCTCGGATTGAATGTTTGTTAGTTAGTGAGTCATCCTCTTGTCTAATTAAATATGTGAGAAAAATTTAAGGGACCTTAGATATGAGCAGGGAACCTTGAGCTTGGTGATAAAAAGGTATTATGGGATACAGAGAGATTGAATTGATTTTAGCAACTTTGCAATACATATAGAGTTTTCTTGtgtcgaagcaggacgttttggcgcgaatgTCGTTTTGACGcaagggacgttttggcgcgaatgTCGTTTTGGCGcaagggacgttttggcgcgaaatacattacgtacgttcattgtattatttctttaaaaagaattctgcatatttatgttttgcatgagtgtttgtgttaagacatatttttcacgtacagaagaaatatttgtgtccACTTCTTCTggtatttaagtttgttatGCAAGTATTGTTAAATCTCTAATATTACACAACACCAGGCTGCCATCCATACTTCCTACTTAGAGTGGTCTGCACTAAACTTATCAAAAACACAGAGAGATATCCATcgtgaatggctgcctggtcgtgcggtttgcgcgctggactgtcgttcagatttatcgatggtcccgggttcaaaccctgcccgctcccaattcccccgtcgtcctgcgggaggtttggactaggaagtaattatcttcaactctgaaggaacatccgaaacatgtcaaacattttacaaaacaaacaaaacatgtctTTTCCTCACTTCGACTGGACTTTTCCCATTGTTTATATAGACTGCCAcaggttttcagtttaaaatataACAGAATGAAACGGCGAAAGTTTTTCTAGTCTGTCAGCGTGCTGGAGAAAAATGATTAGTGAATGGTCCAAACTACGCGAGCTTGTAAAGACGTAGGGGcgaagagattgaaagagagggGTAGACTTTGGGCCGCTCTCGGAATTCAAGATTAAGGATTATAAATTCGCATCTAGGGATGTTAAGTGGagtgctagaaacagattatcgtctTACGCGTGAGAGAGGGAAGGGGTAGAGGAAAGAGTAATATATACAAGAAGTGCAATGTGCccagaagagagggggcgggatagCTGTAATGCGGTAATGACCAGTtccaaggagatgatcgccagacgcatgacaccaatga from Biomphalaria glabrata chromosome 9, xgBioGlab47.1, whole genome shotgun sequence encodes the following:
- the LOC129928254 gene encoding zinc finger protein 383-like isoform X1, coding for MDDIRHDFTNELKTILKSEEIDWSLESEMTDDSSMYETSKLSLEEQTQKSEEQIHLVPMMDDLKQDSTNNLCNVMKNEKTELSFYPETSEFTFIGQTWESILSEQKINPNQDMASNQDKPRNSPNKDVHVGNLEDEEQNSSNVNRTLQLVSAEKPFSTSSISKHCFRKTFKCDLCQKQIFHKYSLKVHLAFHCGIKKFKCQICLKEYTCSSSLKMHEMIHSGKKQFKCRICLKEFSASSTFKRHELIHSSNKPYKCQICLKEYTCSSSLKMHEMIHSGKKTFQCQICKKEFTQSSNLKQHENIHSDKKQFKCQICLKEFSTSTNLKKHEMIHSGKNLFQCKICLKELTKYYLKKHEIHHKL
- the LOC129928254 gene encoding zinc finger protein 383-like isoform X2 — translated: MMDDLKQDSTNNLCNVMKNEKTELSFYPETSEFTFIGQTWESILSEQKINPNQDMASNQDKPRNSPNKDVHVGNLEDEEQNSSNVNRTLQLVSAEKPFSTSSISKHCFRKTFKCDLCQKQIFHKYSLKVHLAFHCGIKKFKCQICLKEYTCSSSLKMHEMIHSGKKQFKCRICLKEFSASSTFKRHELIHSSNKPYKCQICLKEYTCSSSLKMHEMIHSGKKTFQCQICKKEFTQSSNLKQHENIHSDKKQFKCQICLKEFSTSTNLKKHEMIHSGKNLFQCKICLKELTKYYLKKHEIHHKL